A single Carassius carassius chromosome 3, fCarCar2.1, whole genome shotgun sequence DNA region contains:
- the lingo1b gene encoding leucine-rich repeat and immunoglobulin-like domain-containing nogo receptor-interacting protein 1-B isoform X1, protein MTFLQVTIKMVAREASGHSYLVACWQPILILMLGTVLSGSATGCPSRCECSAQERSVVCHRRKLITLPEGIPTDTRLLDLSKNRLKAINPEEFLNYQHLEELQLNENIISVIEPGAFSNLLGLRIMGLRNNKLKLIQLGVFTGLSNLTRLDISENKIVILLDNMFQDLYNLKELEVGDNDLVFISHRAFHGLSSLEQLTMERCNVTSVPTEAFSHLHNLLNLRLRHLNINIIRDFSFRRLYRLKVLEIANWPFLETLTTKSLHGLNITTLSITNCNLTAVPYEAIQHLVYLRFFNLSFNPIKVVEGNKMHNLLRLQAFHLVGGRLVSIEPYSFRGLNYLRVLNVSSNSLSTLEESAFHSVGNLETLALHDNPLACDCRLLWVFRRRWRLNFNRQQPSCESPEFLQGKEFKDFPDVLPPNYFTCQKSKVRDHKAIHRFVDEGTTVQFPCQADGDPAPMIMWQSPKKQFITTKSIGRLSVSPDGTLEVRYAQIQDNGTYTCIAVNAGGNDTRLAHLHVHSYSPNWPHQPNKTFAFISNLPNDNSANGTGATNPFPFDMKTLIIATTMGFISFLGVVLFCLVLLFLWSRGKGNAKPNIEIEYVPRKVDGENSPTEGSHKISMKMI, encoded by the exons ATGACGTTTCTG CAGGTTACCATCAAAATGGTGGCCAGAGAGGCAAGTGGGCACAGCTACCTGGTGGCGTGCTGGCAGCCCATTCTCATCCTGATGCTGGGTACCGTGCTGTCCGGTTCTGCCACTGGCTGCCCCTCTCGATGCGAGTGCAGTGCCCAAGAGCGCTCAGTTGTGTGCCATCGGCGGAAGCTGATCACCCTCCCCGAGGGAATTCCCACTGACACACGGCTGTTAGATCTCAGCAAGAACCGTTTGAAAGCCATCAACCCGGAGGAATTCCTCAACTATCAACACCTGGAAGAGCTACAGCTCAACGAGAACATCATTTCCGTCATTGAACCAGGAGCCTTCAGCAACCTCCTTGGTTTGCGAATAATGGGGCTACGCAACAACAAGCTGAAGTTGATTCAGCTGGGTGTTTTCACTGGCCTCAGTAACCTCACTCGATTAGATATTAGTGAgaataaaattgtcattttgttgGACAACATGTTTCAAGATCTCTACAACCTGAAAGAACTGGAGGTGGGGGACAACGACCTGGTCTTCATCTCTCACAGAGCTTTTCATGGCCTCAGCAGCCTAGAGCAACTCACTATGGAAAGATGCAACGTGACCTCTGTGCCAACAGAGGCCTTCAGTCATCTTCACAACCTGCTGAACCTCAGGCTGCGGCATCTCAACATCAACATCATTCGAGACTTTTCCTTCAGGAGGCTCTATCGACTCAAAGTCTTAGAGATAGCAAACTGGCCATTTTTAGAAACCTTGACCACAAAGTCCCTCCATGGACTTAACATCACAACCTTGAGCATCACAAACTGCAATCTCACTGCCGTCCCTTATGAGGCCATTCAGCACCTGGTGTACCTTCGCTTTTTCAACCTGTCCTTCAATCCGATCAAGGTTGTGGAGGGCAACAAAATGCACAATTTGCTGAGGCTCCAGGCATTTCACTTGGTTGGGGGCCGGCTAGTCAGCATTGAGCCTTATTCCTTCAGAGGACTCAACTACCTTCGGGTTCTCAATGTTTCCAGCAATAGTCTAAGCACTTTAGAGGAATCTGCCTTTCACTCTGTCGGCAACCTGGAGACACTGGCTCTTCACGACAACCCCCTGGCATGCGACTGTCGTCTCCTCTGGGTCTTTCGCCGCCGATGGCGACTTAACTTCAACCGCCAGCAGCCATCTTGTGAATCGCCAGAGTTTTTGCAGGGTAAAGAATTCAAAGACTTCCCGGATGTTCTCCCACCAAATTATTTCACCTGTCAGAAATCCAAGGTCAGGGATCACAAAGCCATTCATAGATTTGTGGATGAGGGGACCACTGTCCAATTTCCTTGCCAAGCAGATGGAGACCCCGCTCCCATGATTATGTGGCAGTCTCCAAAAAAGCAATTCATCACTACTAAAAGCATTGGCCGGCTGTCGGTGTCTCCAGATGGCACCCTCGAGGTTAGATACGCCCAAATACAAGACAATGGCACATACACCTGCATTGCCGTCAATGCAGGAGGAAACGACACCCGTTTGGCTCACCTACACGTTCATAGCTACTCTCCCAATTGGCCCCATCAGCCCAATAAGACCTTTGCCTTCATCTCGAACCTGCCCAATGATAACAGTGCCAATGGAACTGGTGCGACAAATCCCTTTCCTTTTGATATGAAGACTCTCATTATCGCTACCACCATGGGGTTTATCTCTTTCCTCGGAGTGGTGCTGTTCTGTCTGGTGCTCTTGTTCCTCTGGAGCCGAGGGAAAGGCAATGCCAAGCCAAACATCGAGATTGAGTATGTGCCACGGAAAGTAGATGGAGAAAACAGCCCGACTGAGGGATCTCACAAGATCAGTATGAAGATGATTTAA
- the lingo1b gene encoding leucine-rich repeat and immunoglobulin-like domain-containing nogo receptor-interacting protein 1-B isoform X2, giving the protein MTFLVTIKMVAREASGHSYLVACWQPILILMLGTVLSGSATGCPSRCECSAQERSVVCHRRKLITLPEGIPTDTRLLDLSKNRLKAINPEEFLNYQHLEELQLNENIISVIEPGAFSNLLGLRIMGLRNNKLKLIQLGVFTGLSNLTRLDISENKIVILLDNMFQDLYNLKELEVGDNDLVFISHRAFHGLSSLEQLTMERCNVTSVPTEAFSHLHNLLNLRLRHLNINIIRDFSFRRLYRLKVLEIANWPFLETLTTKSLHGLNITTLSITNCNLTAVPYEAIQHLVYLRFFNLSFNPIKVVEGNKMHNLLRLQAFHLVGGRLVSIEPYSFRGLNYLRVLNVSSNSLSTLEESAFHSVGNLETLALHDNPLACDCRLLWVFRRRWRLNFNRQQPSCESPEFLQGKEFKDFPDVLPPNYFTCQKSKVRDHKAIHRFVDEGTTVQFPCQADGDPAPMIMWQSPKKQFITTKSIGRLSVSPDGTLEVRYAQIQDNGTYTCIAVNAGGNDTRLAHLHVHSYSPNWPHQPNKTFAFISNLPNDNSANGTGATNPFPFDMKTLIIATTMGFISFLGVVLFCLVLLFLWSRGKGNAKPNIEIEYVPRKVDGENSPTEGSHKISMKMI; this is encoded by the exons ATGACGTTTCTG GTTACCATCAAAATGGTGGCCAGAGAGGCAAGTGGGCACAGCTACCTGGTGGCGTGCTGGCAGCCCATTCTCATCCTGATGCTGGGTACCGTGCTGTCCGGTTCTGCCACTGGCTGCCCCTCTCGATGCGAGTGCAGTGCCCAAGAGCGCTCAGTTGTGTGCCATCGGCGGAAGCTGATCACCCTCCCCGAGGGAATTCCCACTGACACACGGCTGTTAGATCTCAGCAAGAACCGTTTGAAAGCCATCAACCCGGAGGAATTCCTCAACTATCAACACCTGGAAGAGCTACAGCTCAACGAGAACATCATTTCCGTCATTGAACCAGGAGCCTTCAGCAACCTCCTTGGTTTGCGAATAATGGGGCTACGCAACAACAAGCTGAAGTTGATTCAGCTGGGTGTTTTCACTGGCCTCAGTAACCTCACTCGATTAGATATTAGTGAgaataaaattgtcattttgttgGACAACATGTTTCAAGATCTCTACAACCTGAAAGAACTGGAGGTGGGGGACAACGACCTGGTCTTCATCTCTCACAGAGCTTTTCATGGCCTCAGCAGCCTAGAGCAACTCACTATGGAAAGATGCAACGTGACCTCTGTGCCAACAGAGGCCTTCAGTCATCTTCACAACCTGCTGAACCTCAGGCTGCGGCATCTCAACATCAACATCATTCGAGACTTTTCCTTCAGGAGGCTCTATCGACTCAAAGTCTTAGAGATAGCAAACTGGCCATTTTTAGAAACCTTGACCACAAAGTCCCTCCATGGACTTAACATCACAACCTTGAGCATCACAAACTGCAATCTCACTGCCGTCCCTTATGAGGCCATTCAGCACCTGGTGTACCTTCGCTTTTTCAACCTGTCCTTCAATCCGATCAAGGTTGTGGAGGGCAACAAAATGCACAATTTGCTGAGGCTCCAGGCATTTCACTTGGTTGGGGGCCGGCTAGTCAGCATTGAGCCTTATTCCTTCAGAGGACTCAACTACCTTCGGGTTCTCAATGTTTCCAGCAATAGTCTAAGCACTTTAGAGGAATCTGCCTTTCACTCTGTCGGCAACCTGGAGACACTGGCTCTTCACGACAACCCCCTGGCATGCGACTGTCGTCTCCTCTGGGTCTTTCGCCGCCGATGGCGACTTAACTTCAACCGCCAGCAGCCATCTTGTGAATCGCCAGAGTTTTTGCAGGGTAAAGAATTCAAAGACTTCCCGGATGTTCTCCCACCAAATTATTTCACCTGTCAGAAATCCAAGGTCAGGGATCACAAAGCCATTCATAGATTTGTGGATGAGGGGACCACTGTCCAATTTCCTTGCCAAGCAGATGGAGACCCCGCTCCCATGATTATGTGGCAGTCTCCAAAAAAGCAATTCATCACTACTAAAAGCATTGGCCGGCTGTCGGTGTCTCCAGATGGCACCCTCGAGGTTAGATACGCCCAAATACAAGACAATGGCACATACACCTGCATTGCCGTCAATGCAGGAGGAAACGACACCCGTTTGGCTCACCTACACGTTCATAGCTACTCTCCCAATTGGCCCCATCAGCCCAATAAGACCTTTGCCTTCATCTCGAACCTGCCCAATGATAACAGTGCCAATGGAACTGGTGCGACAAATCCCTTTCCTTTTGATATGAAGACTCTCATTATCGCTACCACCATGGGGTTTATCTCTTTCCTCGGAGTGGTGCTGTTCTGTCTGGTGCTCTTGTTCCTCTGGAGCCGAGGGAAAGGCAATGCCAAGCCAAACATCGAGATTGAGTATGTGCCACGGAAAGTAGATGGAGAAAACAGCCCGACTGAGGGATCTCACAAGATCAGTATGAAGATGATTTAA